In Leptospira saintgironsiae, one genomic interval encodes:
- the galK gene encoding galactokinase, protein MTLSIRENLSSSLSNIFPDAPNLGPIRFFSAPGRVNIIGEHVDYAGGLVFPAAIDFRTHFAIRTNGLGTFRLYSLDFKSEFVTKELTYSEEKPWANYILGVISEALKLGLRVEGFDLAFTGNIPQGAGLSSSAAVEVGVTFALSKIFNWDISKEKIAVLAQAAENHFVGVNCGIMDQFVIAVAKPSSCISLNTETLEYSYHNLDLPGYEFYLIDSNVPHSLKESEYNDRRKEVESATSKCNKISPEVRTLSQADFSLIEKAELTPAEFKRATHILGERSRAQNVIRSLKDKNAEKVGEELYSCHESLSKNFQVSCDEIDFIVEWFRSEYALGARMIGGGFGGCVLVLDKEGRSSSLFSKFEKEYFQKFGLNAKIYKFSISEGVREDI, encoded by the coding sequence ATGACTCTTTCTATCCGAGAGAATCTTTCCTCTTCTCTATCCAATATTTTTCCGGACGCGCCGAACCTTGGCCCAATTCGTTTTTTCTCCGCTCCAGGCAGGGTGAATATCATAGGGGAACATGTGGATTACGCAGGTGGTCTGGTATTCCCTGCTGCAATCGATTTCAGAACGCATTTTGCAATCCGAACAAACGGACTCGGAACATTCAGATTGTATTCCTTGGATTTTAAATCCGAATTTGTAACAAAAGAACTTACCTACTCGGAAGAAAAACCTTGGGCAAATTATATCTTAGGAGTCATCTCAGAGGCTCTAAAGTTAGGATTAAGGGTAGAAGGTTTCGATCTTGCTTTTACAGGAAACATCCCCCAAGGCGCAGGACTTTCTTCTTCTGCTGCTGTAGAAGTTGGAGTAACATTTGCGCTTTCTAAAATTTTCAACTGGGATATTAGCAAGGAGAAGATTGCGGTACTCGCTCAAGCCGCGGAAAATCATTTTGTAGGTGTTAACTGCGGGATCATGGACCAGTTCGTGATCGCAGTGGCTAAACCTTCTTCTTGTATTTCTTTGAATACAGAAACATTAGAATATTCTTATCACAATTTAGATCTTCCTGGTTATGAATTCTATCTGATCGATTCTAATGTTCCACATAGCCTAAAAGAAAGTGAATACAATGACAGAAGAAAGGAAGTAGAATCCGCGACTTCAAAATGTAATAAAATTTCTCCAGAGGTTCGAACATTAAGCCAAGCAGACTTCTCTTTAATCGAAAAAGCAGAGCTGACTCCGGCTGAATTTAAAAGAGCCACTCATATTTTGGGAGAAAGATCCAGAGCCCAAAACGTTATCCGCTCCTTAAAGGATAAAAATGCGGAGAAGGTAGGAGAAGAACTTTACTCTTGCCATGAATCTCTTTCCAAAAACTTCCAAGTCTCCTGTGATGAAATAGATTTTATAGTAGAATGGTTCCGTTCTGAATATGCTTTAGGGGCCAGAATGATTGGAGGAGGATTTGGAGGTTGTGTCTTAGTTTTAGACAAAGAAGGCAGATCTTCTTCCTTATTCTCCAAATTCGAAAAGGAATATTTCCAAAAATTCGGACTAAATGCGAAGATCTATAAATTCTCTATCTCAGA
- a CDS encoding glucose-6-phosphate isomerase encodes MAFSLEINDRFASEFADPKTYELLLKESGIALQNLLSGKSPGSEFLGWVRLPQETQRIELDIIHSEAQRLRKQSETIVVIGIGGSYLGAKAVIEASKPYFKTPSLGSPEIVYAGHHLDARYHSELLEYLENKEFSINVVSKSGTTTEPALAFRLLWDLAKKKYGAKAKDRIVATTDSSKGALRKMSDELGFTTFSIPDNVGGRYSVLTPVGLFPIAAAGVDIFSFWEGFSEAADFLISETSPHKNTACIYSAYRNLFYRSGKKIEVIANYNPSIRTLTEWWKQLFGESEGKEGKGIFPASVELTTDLHSLGQYLQEGERNIFETVLYSKNTGAKVLVPKDSDDLDGLNFLASKNLEEVNLQAFLGTLVAHSEGRIPCLEILFPDTGPRSLGQIMYFFELACGVSGNVLGVNPFDQPGVEAYKKNMFALLGKPGFENLRESLRKKGV; translated from the coding sequence ATGGCCTTTTCTTTAGAAATAAACGATAGATTTGCCTCGGAATTTGCAGATCCTAAAACCTATGAGCTCTTATTAAAAGAGTCAGGCATTGCGTTACAAAATCTTCTCTCTGGAAAATCCCCCGGCTCCGAATTTTTAGGCTGGGTCAGACTTCCTCAGGAGACCCAAAGAATAGAATTAGATATAATTCATTCTGAAGCCCAAAGACTCAGAAAACAATCTGAGACGATTGTTGTGATCGGGATTGGAGGTTCTTACTTAGGAGCCAAGGCAGTTATCGAAGCTTCTAAACCTTATTTCAAGACTCCAAGTTTAGGATCACCTGAGATCGTTTATGCGGGACATCATTTAGATGCACGTTATCATTCAGAACTTTTAGAATATTTAGAGAATAAAGAATTCTCGATCAATGTGGTTTCTAAGTCGGGAACTACTACTGAACCTGCTTTGGCATTTCGTTTACTATGGGATCTTGCCAAAAAAAAATACGGCGCAAAAGCAAAAGATAGAATAGTTGCTACGACTGATAGTTCCAAAGGTGCTTTGCGAAAAATGTCGGATGAGTTAGGGTTTACAACCTTCTCTATTCCGGATAACGTAGGCGGAAGATATTCAGTTCTAACACCTGTCGGACTTTTTCCAATTGCGGCCGCTGGAGTAGACATATTTTCTTTTTGGGAAGGGTTTTCAGAAGCTGCCGACTTTTTGATTTCGGAAACTTCTCCGCATAAAAATACGGCATGTATTTATTCGGCTTACAGAAATCTATTTTATAGATCCGGAAAGAAGATAGAAGTAATCGCAAATTATAATCCTTCTATCCGAACTCTAACCGAGTGGTGGAAACAATTATTCGGAGAAAGTGAAGGTAAAGAAGGTAAGGGTATTTTTCCTGCTTCTGTGGAACTGACTACCGATCTACATTCTCTTGGGCAGTATCTGCAAGAAGGGGAACGTAATATTTTCGAGACCGTCCTTTATTCCAAAAATACTGGTGCAAAGGTTTTGGTTCCCAAGGACTCAGACGACTTGGATGGACTCAACTTTTTAGCTTCTAAAAACTTAGAAGAAGTAAACTTACAGGCTTTTCTTGGCACTTTAGTAGCGCACTCGGAAGGTCGGATACCATGTTTGGAGATTTTGTTTCCGGATACTGGGCCAAGAAGCCTAGGCCAAATAATGTATTTTTTTGAATTAGCCTGCGGAGTTTCGGGGAATGTACTGGGTGTAAACCCGTTTGATCAGCCTGGAGTAGAGGCTTATAAGAAAAATATGTTCGCATTACTCGGAAAACCAGGTTTTGAAAATTTAAGAGAGTCTCTTCGCAAAAAAGGAGTCTAA
- a CDS encoding GNAT family N-acetyltransferase codes for MIQSTYYPPKPIHLSGDRVELVPLGLEHTDALTEALHDGDLWKLWYTNIPEPERMSAWIQKALEEQEAGLSLPFAVIRKEDSKLLGTTRYLNIEKDARRLEIGATWYPKAVQKTFVNTECKLLLLEHAFETLGCIAVEFRTHIMNLSSRKAIERLGAKLDGILRNHRISKNGTLRDTVVYSITKEEWPTVRGNLLFKLGKPQV; via the coding sequence ATGATTCAATCTACCTATTACCCTCCTAAACCTATACATCTTTCCGGAGATCGTGTGGAACTTGTACCTCTTGGTTTAGAGCATACTGATGCATTGACAGAAGCTCTGCATGATGGAGATCTTTGGAAACTTTGGTACACAAATATTCCGGAACCGGAAAGAATGAGTGCCTGGATCCAAAAAGCTTTAGAAGAACAAGAAGCAGGGCTCTCTCTTCCATTTGCAGTTATCCGAAAAGAAGATTCAAAACTTTTAGGAACTACAAGATATTTGAATATAGAAAAGGACGCTCGAAGATTGGAGATAGGAGCAACATGGTATCCTAAAGCAGTTCAAAAAACTTTTGTAAATACAGAATGTAAACTTTTACTTTTGGAACATGCCTTTGAAACTTTGGGTTGTATCGCAGTGGAATTCAGGACCCATATAATGAACCTATCATCTAGGAAAGCGATAGAAAGATTAGGAGCAAAACTGGATGGGATACTCAGAAATCATCGAATTAGCAAAAACGGCACTCTAAGAGATACCGTCGTTTACAGTATTACGAAAGAAGAATGGCCTACAGTAAGAGGAAATCTTTTGTTTAAACTGGGAAAACCGCAGGTTTAA
- a CDS encoding ClpP family protease, with translation MTDTLVEPIQFPGLRMEDNQLKERKIFLWGQVDDSSAKHVVERLLFLSNQDAEKDITLVINSPGGANTSGMSILDTMDLIPNDVSTVCMGLAASFGALLLLSGTKGKRFAFPHSRIMLHQPHVPGTYQAKATDIGIFASMIERDKKEINRIVSERTGQPLEVVERDTDRDLWLTPSEAQIYGVIDGVLENWK, from the coding sequence ATGACTGATACTTTAGTAGAACCAATCCAATTTCCGGGACTCCGCATGGAGGACAACCAACTCAAAGAAAGAAAAATTTTTCTTTGGGGACAGGTAGATGATTCTTCTGCAAAACATGTGGTAGAACGTTTATTATTTCTTTCTAATCAAGATGCGGAAAAGGATATCACACTTGTGATTAATAGTCCTGGAGGTGCGAACACTTCCGGTATGTCTATTTTGGATACTATGGATCTGATCCCAAATGATGTGAGCACTGTATGTATGGGATTGGCCGCAAGTTTTGGTGCACTACTTCTTCTTTCAGGTACAAAAGGTAAAAGATTCGCATTTCCTCATAGCAGGATCATGTTACACCAACCTCATGTTCCTGGAACTTACCAAGCAAAGGCAACCGATATTGGGATTTTTGCTTCCATGATCGAAAGAGATAAGAAGGAAATCAATCGGATCGTTTCTGAACGAACCGGTCAACCTTTAGAAGTTGTGGAAAGAGATACAGATAGAGATCTCTGGCTTACTCCTTCTGAAGCACAAATCTATGGTGTGATCGATGGAGTTTTAGAAAACTGGAAATAA
- a CDS encoding RNA polymerase sigma factor, protein MRDFKVLVTEASKGEEPAWTELMTRFEKYVSSQAIKRIRDQSKAEDLSQEVFLEAWKVLPTLRQPEAFPFLLRRLVLKHSDRILRKKDLLGTELNPEITRAAPRSGDTWRTEVLEALDELPNEEKQLLNLRYFGEMSYEEITEKTGIPIGNLKNRLRRSRELLRRQLLNKSDRKDWLEVLHGPMAIAS, encoded by the coding sequence ATGCGCGATTTTAAAGTACTAGTCACAGAAGCTTCCAAAGGAGAAGAACCGGCTTGGACGGAGTTGATGACCCGTTTCGAAAAATACGTCAGTAGTCAGGCTATCAAAAGGATCCGAGATCAATCCAAGGCAGAGGATCTAAGCCAAGAAGTATTTTTAGAAGCATGGAAAGTTCTTCCAACGTTACGGCAGCCGGAAGCATTTCCTTTCTTACTCAGAAGGTTGGTGCTAAAACATTCCGATCGTATCTTAAGAAAAAAAGATCTGCTCGGGACTGAATTAAATCCTGAGATCACTAGGGCCGCTCCTCGTTCAGGAGACACTTGGAGAACAGAAGTTTTAGAAGCGTTGGATGAACTTCCTAACGAAGAGAAACAACTTTTGAATCTGAGATATTTCGGCGAGATGAGCTACGAAGAGATCACTGAAAAAACAGGGATCCCAATCGGTAATTTGAAAAACCGTTTGAGAAGAAGTAGAGAATTATTACGCAGACAACTTTTAAATAAATCGGACAGAAAAGATTGGTTGGAAGTCCTACACGGACCTATGGCAATCGCTTCCTGA